The following proteins are co-located in the Thermus tengchongensis genome:
- a CDS encoding quinone-dependent dihydroorotate dehydrogenase codes for MHRLLFTLDPEAAHEFTLELLALWSERGPLLEVPARLLRVEDPRLHVEALGLRFPNPLGLAAGMDKDAKALGAWWALGFGFAEVGTLTPKAQEGNPRPRLFRLLEDRALINRMGFNNGGAERAARRLRRFRERGLAFPVGVNLGKNRDTPLERAAEDYLEALRVLEPYGDYFVLNVSSPNTPGLRTLQEGPFLDELLARLRPATRKPLLLKLAPDLSWEALDQAVELCLKHGLEGLVAVNTTLERPNLKSPLAKEAGGLSGRPLKERALEVLRHLSGVEGLTLVSVGGVEGPEDVWERLKLGARLVQVYTGFVYGGPLFPRRVLKGLLKLMEAEGVRSLKELWVPIR; via the coding sequence ATGCACCGCCTGCTCTTTACCCTGGACCCGGAGGCCGCCCACGAGTTCACCTTGGAGCTCCTCGCCCTTTGGTCCGAGCGGGGGCCCCTTTTGGAGGTGCCCGCCCGCCTCCTGCGGGTGGAGGACCCGAGGCTTCACGTGGAGGCCTTGGGGCTTCGCTTCCCCAACCCCCTCGGCCTGGCGGCGGGGATGGACAAGGACGCGAAGGCCCTAGGGGCCTGGTGGGCCCTAGGCTTCGGCTTCGCCGAGGTGGGGACCCTCACCCCAAAAGCCCAGGAGGGGAACCCCAGGCCCCGGCTTTTCCGCCTCCTGGAGGACCGCGCCCTCATCAACCGCATGGGCTTCAACAACGGGGGGGCGGAGAGAGCGGCCAGGAGGCTTCGGCGCTTCCGCGAAAGGGGGCTTGCCTTCCCCGTGGGGGTGAACCTGGGCAAAAACCGGGACACCCCCCTGGAACGGGCGGCGGAGGACTACCTGGAGGCGTTGCGGGTCTTGGAACCCTACGGGGACTACTTCGTCCTCAACGTGAGCTCCCCCAACACCCCGGGGCTGCGCACCCTGCAAGAGGGCCCCTTTTTGGACGAGCTCCTCGCCCGTCTGCGGCCAGCCACCCGGAAGCCCCTCCTCCTCAAGCTGGCCCCGGACCTTTCCTGGGAGGCCCTGGACCAGGCGGTGGAGCTTTGCTTGAAGCATGGCCTCGAGGGCCTGGTGGCGGTAAACACCACCTTGGAGCGTCCGAACCTCAAAAGCCCCCTGGCCAAGGAAGCTGGGGGGCTTTCGGGGAGGCCCTTGAAGGAACGGGCCCTAGAGGTGCTGCGGCATCTTTCAGGGGTGGAGGGCCTCACCCTGGTGAGCGTGGGAGGGGTGGAGGGTCCTGAGGATGTCTGGGAGCGCCTGAAGCTAGGAGCCAGGTTGGTCCAGGTCTATACGGGCTTCGTCTACGGGGGTCCCCTTTTCCCCCGCCGGGTGCTGAAGGGCCTGCTGAAGCTTATGGAGGCGGAGGGGGTGAGAAGCCTGAAGGAGCTTTGGGTCCCTATACGGTGA
- a CDS encoding aspartate carbamoyltransferase catalytic subunit, producing MKHLLDFQGWTRAEVESLLDTARVMAEVLERPVKKVPALQGFTVATVFFEPSTRTRLSFELAARRMSADVVSFAAATSSLQKGESYKDTLLTLEAMGVDAYVIRADAAGVPHQATRWVRGAVINGGDGRRAHPTQALLDAYTLLEALGGLEGKKIAIVGDILHSRVARSNAELLPLLGAEVWGAGPPALLPQSLPGVRLTPRLDEALAEADAVMVLRLQKERMEAGLVNLEDYIAHYQVTEARLKKAKPEAPLLHPGPMNRDVELEGTLADSARSLVNRQVHNGVAVRMAVLYHLLVGRER from the coding sequence ATGAAGCATCTCCTGGACTTCCAAGGCTGGACCAGGGCCGAGGTGGAAAGCCTCCTGGACACCGCCAGGGTGATGGCCGAGGTCCTGGAGCGCCCGGTGAAGAAGGTGCCTGCCTTGCAGGGCTTCACCGTGGCCACGGTCTTCTTCGAGCCCTCCACCCGCACCCGCCTCTCCTTTGAGCTGGCGGCCAGGCGCATGTCCGCGGACGTGGTCTCCTTCGCCGCAGCCACCAGCAGCTTGCAGAAGGGGGAAAGCTACAAGGACACCCTCCTCACCCTCGAGGCCATGGGGGTGGACGCTTACGTGATCCGGGCCGACGCCGCCGGGGTGCCCCACCAGGCCACCCGCTGGGTGCGGGGGGCGGTCATCAACGGGGGGGATGGCCGCCGGGCCCACCCCACCCAGGCCCTCCTGGACGCCTACACCCTCCTCGAGGCCTTAGGGGGCCTGGAGGGGAAGAAGATCGCCATCGTGGGGGACATCCTCCACTCCCGGGTGGCCCGCTCCAACGCCGAGCTCCTCCCCCTCCTGGGGGCGGAGGTCTGGGGGGCCGGCCCTCCCGCCCTCCTGCCGCAGAGCCTCCCCGGGGTGCGGCTCACCCCCCGCCTGGATGAGGCCCTGGCGGAGGCGGACGCGGTGATGGTCTTAAGGCTCCAAAAGGAGCGCATGGAGGCGGGCCTGGTAAACCTAGAGGACTACATCGCCCACTACCAGGTGACGGAAGCGCGGCTCAAGAAGGCCAAGCCGGAAGCCCCCCTCCTCCACCCCGGCCCCATGAACCGGGACGTGGAGCTGGAAGGAACCCTGGCGGACTCGGCAAGGAGCCTGGTGAACCGCCAGGTACATAACGGGGTGGCGGTGCGCATGGCGGTGCTCTACCACCTCCTGGTGGGGAGGGAAAGGTGA
- the lon gene encoding endopeptidase La, giving the protein MKDVLRLELPVLPLRNTVILPHTTTGVDVGRPKSKRAVEEALNADRYIFLVTQKDPEVDDPVPEDLYGVGTLAVVKQAMRLPDGTLQVMVEARSRARLVSYVAAPYLRAVGEVLSEPPLQDPSLARVLVGEVQEAFERYLLNHKTLRLDRYQQEAVKSTLDPAILADLVTHHATWSLEEKQAILETPEVEERLKKVLALLLRDLERFELDKKIAARVKEQMDQNQREYYLREQMKAIQKELGGGEDFLSEIEELRERIEKKGMPEGVKEKALKELKRLERMQPGSPEATVSRTYLDWLLEVPWTEADPEVLDIAVTKRVLDEDHYGLKEVKERILEYLAVRQLTKEKEVRGHAPILCFVGPPGVGKTSLGKSIARSMNRKFHRISLGGVRDEAEIRGHRRTYIGALPGKIIQGMRQVGVVNPVFLLDEIDKLSSDWRGDPASALLEVLDPEQNHTFTDHYLDVPYDLSKVFFITTANTLATIPRPLLDRMEVIEIPGYTLPEKRSIARHFRWPFQVKEAGLEGKLEITDRAIDRIVQEYTREAGVRNLDRELSKVARKAAKDYLESPWEGVRVVDAQDLEAYLGVPKYRPDRAEKAPQVGVAQGLAWTPYGGTLLTIEAVAVPGTGKVNLTGNLGEVMKESAHAALTYLRAHREEWGLPEGFHKDFDLHIHVPEGATPKDGPSAGITMATALASALTGRPVRMDIAMTGEITLRGRVLPIGGVKEKLLAAHQAGIYRVVLPKENEPELKEVPEEILKDLEITFVEEVGEVLRLLLLPPAPPPVGPTDRPQPGAGA; this is encoded by the coding sequence ATGAAGGACGTCTTGCGCCTGGAACTTCCCGTACTTCCCCTGAGGAACACCGTGATCCTCCCCCACACCACCACCGGGGTGGACGTGGGCCGCCCCAAGAGCAAAAGGGCGGTGGAGGAGGCCCTAAACGCCGACCGTTACATCTTCCTGGTCACCCAGAAGGACCCCGAGGTGGACGACCCCGTCCCCGAGGACCTCTACGGCGTGGGCACCCTGGCCGTGGTCAAGCAGGCCATGCGCCTCCCCGACGGCACCCTGCAGGTGATGGTGGAGGCCAGGAGCCGGGCCCGCCTGGTTTCCTACGTAGCCGCCCCCTACCTGAGGGCCGTGGGAGAGGTGTTGTCCGAGCCCCCCCTGCAGGACCCAAGCCTCGCCCGGGTCCTGGTGGGCGAGGTGCAGGAAGCCTTTGAGCGCTACCTGCTAAACCACAAGACCCTGCGCCTGGACCGCTACCAGCAGGAGGCGGTGAAAAGCACCCTGGACCCCGCCATCCTGGCGGACCTGGTAACCCACCACGCCACCTGGAGCCTGGAGGAAAAACAGGCAATCCTGGAGACCCCGGAGGTGGAGGAAAGGCTTAAAAAGGTCCTGGCCCTGCTTCTTCGCGACCTGGAACGCTTTGAGCTGGACAAGAAGATCGCCGCCCGGGTCAAGGAGCAGATGGACCAGAACCAACGGGAGTACTACCTCCGGGAGCAGATGAAGGCCATCCAGAAGGAGCTCGGGGGCGGGGAGGACTTCCTAAGCGAAATCGAGGAGCTCCGGGAGCGCATCGAGAAAAAGGGCATGCCCGAGGGGGTTAAGGAAAAGGCCCTCAAGGAGCTCAAGCGCCTCGAGCGCATGCAGCCCGGCTCCCCCGAGGCCACGGTGAGCCGGACCTATCTGGACTGGCTCCTGGAGGTGCCCTGGACCGAAGCCGACCCCGAGGTGCTGGACATCGCCGTCACCAAGCGGGTTCTGGACGAGGACCACTACGGCCTCAAGGAGGTGAAGGAGCGCATCCTGGAGTACCTGGCGGTGCGCCAGCTCACCAAGGAAAAGGAGGTGCGGGGCCACGCCCCCATCCTCTGCTTCGTGGGCCCCCCAGGGGTGGGCAAGACCTCCTTGGGCAAGAGCATCGCCCGCAGCATGAACCGCAAGTTCCACCGCATCTCCTTGGGCGGGGTGCGGGACGAGGCGGAAATCCGGGGCCACCGCCGCACCTACATCGGGGCCCTGCCCGGCAAGATCATCCAGGGGATGCGGCAGGTGGGGGTGGTGAACCCCGTCTTCCTCCTGGACGAGATCGACAAGCTCTCCTCCGACTGGCGGGGGGACCCGGCCTCGGCCCTTCTGGAGGTCTTGGACCCCGAGCAGAACCACACCTTCACCGACCACTACCTGGACGTGCCCTACGACCTCTCCAAGGTCTTCTTCATCACCACCGCCAACACCCTGGCCACCATCCCCCGGCCTCTCCTGGACCGGATGGAGGTCATCGAGATCCCCGGCTACACCCTGCCGGAGAAGCGCTCCATCGCCCGCCACTTCCGCTGGCCCTTCCAGGTGAAGGAGGCGGGCCTGGAGGGCAAGCTGGAGATCACCGACCGGGCCATCGACCGCATCGTGCAGGAGTACACCCGGGAGGCGGGGGTGCGCAACCTGGACCGGGAGCTTTCCAAGGTGGCCCGCAAGGCGGCCAAGGACTACCTGGAAAGCCCCTGGGAGGGGGTGCGGGTGGTGGACGCCCAGGACCTCGAGGCCTACCTGGGCGTGCCCAAGTACCGCCCGGACCGGGCGGAGAAGGCCCCCCAGGTGGGGGTGGCCCAGGGCCTGGCCTGGACCCCCTACGGGGGCACCCTCCTCACCATCGAGGCCGTGGCCGTGCCGGGCACGGGCAAGGTGAACCTCACCGGCAACCTGGGGGAGGTGATGAAGGAGTCGGCCCACGCCGCCCTCACCTACCTGCGGGCCCACCGGGAGGAGTGGGGCTTGCCCGAAGGCTTCCACAAGGACTTTGACCTGCACATCCACGTGCCGGAAGGGGCCACCCCCAAGGACGGCCCCTCCGCGGGCATCACCATGGCCACCGCCCTGGCCAGCGCCCTCACGGGCCGCCCCGTGCGCATGGACATCGCCATGACCGGGGAGATCACCCTGAGGGGCCGGGTCCTCCCCATCGGCGGGGTCAAGGAGAAGCTCCTCGCCGCCCACCAGGCGGGCATCTACCGGGTGGTCCTCCCCAAGGAGAACGAGCCCGAGCTCAAGGAGGTGCCGGAGGAGATCCTCAAGGACCTGGAGATCACCTTCGTGGAGGAGGTGGGCGAGGTCCTAAGGCTCCTCCTCCTGCCCCCCGCCCCGCCCCCCGTGGGCCCCACCGACCGGCCCCAACCGGGGGCCGGGGCCTAA
- a CDS encoding dihydroorotase, translated as MGDILIKNVMLVDALGERGLADVLIGEGRILSLEGGEAQRVIEGKGRFLAPGFLDLHAHLREPGQEVKEDLATGLRAAVRGGYTDLVSMPNTNPPVDTPEAVRALRKKAQALGLARLHPAAALTQGQEGKTLTEAGLLKEAGAPLLTDDGHTNEDAGVLAAGLLGAAAFGLPVAVHAEDASLRRGGVMNDGPLADLLGLPGNPPEAEAARVARDLEVLRYALRRAQARPHLHVQHLSTKRALELVREAKRAGLPVTAEATPHHLTLTEEALRSFDPLFKVAPPLRTGEDVEALIEGLLDGTLDAIATDHAPHTQAEKEMDLLRAPFGIPSLEVAFPLLYTELYRKRGFPLKRLVELFTDGPRKVLGLPPLHLEVGAEASLVLLDPKEHPVDPKAFASKARFSPWAGWILEGWPVLTLVEGRIVHEALE; from the coding sequence ATGGGAGATATCCTCATCAAGAACGTCATGTTGGTGGACGCCCTGGGGGAACGGGGCCTCGCGGACGTCCTCATCGGCGAGGGGCGCATCCTCTCCCTGGAGGGCGGGGAGGCCCAGAGGGTCATTGAGGGGAAGGGGCGCTTCCTGGCCCCAGGCTTTTTGGACCTCCACGCCCACCTGCGGGAGCCCGGGCAGGAGGTGAAGGAGGACCTGGCCACGGGCCTTCGGGCTGCGGTGCGGGGCGGGTACACGGACCTGGTCTCCATGCCCAACACCAATCCGCCCGTGGACACCCCGGAGGCGGTGCGGGCCCTCAGGAAGAAGGCCCAGGCCCTGGGCCTGGCCCGCCTCCACCCCGCCGCCGCCCTCACCCAAGGCCAGGAGGGGAAAACCCTCACGGAGGCGGGGCTTCTCAAGGAGGCCGGCGCCCCCCTCCTCACCGACGACGGGCATACCAACGAGGACGCCGGGGTGCTGGCGGCGGGCCTTTTGGGAGCCGCGGCCTTCGGCCTCCCCGTGGCGGTGCACGCGGAGGACGCCTCCCTGCGCCGGGGCGGGGTGATGAACGACGGGCCTTTGGCCGACCTCCTGGGCCTTCCCGGGAACCCACCGGAAGCGGAGGCGGCCCGAGTGGCGCGGGACCTCGAGGTCCTGCGCTACGCCCTGCGCCGGGCCCAAGCCAGGCCCCACCTGCACGTGCAACACCTCTCCACCAAGCGGGCCCTGGAGCTGGTGCGGGAGGCCAAGCGGGCCGGTCTTCCCGTCACCGCCGAGGCCACCCCCCACCACCTGACCCTCACCGAGGAGGCCTTACGCTCCTTTGACCCCCTCTTCAAGGTGGCCCCGCCCCTGCGCACAGGGGAGGACGTGGAGGCCCTCATCGAGGGGCTTTTGGACGGCACCCTGGACGCCATCGCCACCGACCATGCCCCCCACACCCAGGCGGAAAAGGAGATGGACCTCCTGAGGGCCCCCTTTGGCATCCCGAGCCTCGAGGTGGCCTTCCCCCTCCTCTACACCGAGCTCTACCGGAAACGTGGCTTCCCCCTGAAGCGCCTGGTGGAGCTCTTCACCGATGGGCCTCGGAAAGTGCTGGGCCTTCCCCCCCTGCACCTGGAGGTGGGGGCGGAGGCCAGCTTGGTCCTCCTGGACCCCAAGGAGCACCCCGTGGACCCCAAAGCCTTCGCCTCCAAGGCCCGGTTCTCCCCCTGGGCGGGGTGGATCCTCGAGGGGTGGCCCGTCCTCACCCTGGTGGAGGGGCGCATCGTCCACGAGGCGCTAGAATAG
- a CDS encoding type II toxin-antitoxin system VapC family toxin codes for MTSLDTNVILAALDPKDALHPEAVGLLEACASHVLFLSPPVYAELRAGEGWPLLQAFLQAFAIRLRPEMPLQVWTLAGERFGLYARKRREGGLPRRILADFLIGAHAVYHGLRLATFDPTPYRTAFPELEVVP; via the coding sequence ATGACCAGCCTGGACACCAACGTCATCCTGGCCGCCTTGGACCCCAAGGATGCCCTCCACCCCGAGGCGGTAGGCCTTCTGGAAGCCTGCGCCTCCCACGTCCTGTTCTTGAGCCCCCCGGTGTACGCCGAGCTGCGGGCCGGGGAAGGCTGGCCCCTTTTGCAGGCGTTTTTACAGGCCTTCGCCATCCGCCTGCGCCCCGAGATGCCCCTCCAGGTCTGGACCCTGGCGGGGGAGCGGTTTGGCCTTTACGCCAGGAAGCGGCGGGAAGGAGGGCTTCCCCGGCGCATCCTGGCCGACTTCCTCATCGGGGCCCACGCCGTGTACCACGGCCTAAGGCTGGCCACCTTTGATCCCACGCCCTACCGCACAGCCTTTCCCGAGCTGGAGGTGGTCCCGTGA
- a CDS encoding sulfite exporter TauE/SafE family protein, producing MGFLIGVLGGAFGGLVGLGGGVVMVPLMVGLLKLSQHKAHGTSLVAVFFTGLMGAVTYGLQGSLNPKAALLLAATAILTARLGARYAHGLPEEALRRAFGLFLLFVSLLLLLRPHLAPVGLVQGQVLQDLALLLAGSFTGFLSGMMGVGGGTIMVPAMVLLLGVDQHTAQGTSLLAMVPASLVGAYAHHRLGNVEAPVVPGLVPGVLAGTFLGGEAAHLLSENALRWAFAGVLLWTGWRYLHPPGRRGRP from the coding sequence ATGGGCTTTCTCATCGGCGTCCTGGGCGGGGCCTTCGGCGGCCTGGTGGGGCTTGGAGGGGGCGTGGTCATGGTCCCCCTGATGGTGGGGCTCCTCAAGCTCTCCCAGCACAAGGCCCACGGCACCAGCCTGGTGGCGGTCTTCTTCACCGGGCTCATGGGGGCGGTCACCTACGGGCTCCAGGGCTCTTTGAACCCGAAGGCGGCCTTGCTCCTCGCCGCCACCGCCATCCTCACCGCCAGGCTCGGGGCCCGCTACGCCCACGGCCTGCCGGAAGAGGCCCTGCGGCGGGCCTTCGGCCTCTTTCTCCTCTTCGTCTCCCTCCTGCTCCTCCTGCGGCCCCACCTGGCCCCGGTGGGCCTGGTGCAGGGGCAGGTCCTTCAGGACCTCGCCCTCCTCCTCGCAGGGAGCTTCACGGGTTTCCTCTCGGGGATGATGGGGGTGGGCGGGGGGACCATCATGGTCCCGGCCATGGTCCTCCTCCTGGGCGTGGACCAGCACACCGCCCAGGGCACCAGCCTCCTGGCCATGGTCCCCGCCAGCCTGGTGGGGGCCTACGCCCACCACCGCTTGGGGAACGTGGAGGCCCCCGTGGTCCCGGGCCTGGTGCCTGGGGTGCTGGCGGGTACCTTTCTGGGGGGGGAAGCAGCCCACCTCTTGTCCGAAAACGCCTTGCGCTGGGCCTTTGCCGGCGTACTCCTCTGGACCGGCTGGCGGTACCTGCACCCCCCTGGGCGCAGGGGCCGCCCCTAA
- a CDS encoding 2-hydroxyacid dehydrogenase, giving the protein MKVFVTRTLPGKALDRLRERGLEVEVHEGLLLPREELLRKVEGAVGLIPTVEDRIDAEVMDQAPGLRVIACYSVGVDHVDLEAAQARGIRVTHTPGVLTEATADLTWALLLAVARRVVEGVDYARKGLWRAWHPELLLGLDLGGLTLGLVGMGRIGQAVAKRAEAFGMRVVYTSRTPKPLPYPYLPLEDLLATADIVSLHAPLTPETYRLMDREKLFAMKPGSILLNTARGGLVDTEALVEALQGHLFGAGLDVTDPEPLPQGHPLYALPNAVITPHMGSAGKRTRERMAEMAVENLLAVLEGREPPNPVG; this is encoded by the coding sequence GTGAAGGTCTTCGTCACCCGCACCCTGCCGGGCAAAGCCTTGGATAGGCTAAGGGAGCGAGGCCTCGAGGTGGAGGTCCACGAAGGCCTCCTCCTCCCCCGGGAGGAGCTCCTCCGCAAGGTGGAGGGCGCGGTGGGCCTCATCCCCACCGTGGAGGACCGCATCGACGCCGAGGTGATGGACCAGGCCCCCGGCCTCCGGGTCATCGCCTGCTACAGCGTGGGCGTGGACCACGTGGACCTCGAGGCGGCCCAGGCCCGGGGCATCCGCGTCACCCACACCCCCGGGGTCCTCACCGAGGCCACCGCCGACCTCACCTGGGCCCTCCTCCTCGCGGTGGCCAGGCGGGTGGTGGAGGGGGTGGACTACGCCCGCAAAGGCCTTTGGCGGGCCTGGCACCCCGAGCTCCTCCTGGGCTTAGACCTAGGGGGCCTCACCTTGGGCCTCGTGGGCATGGGCCGGATCGGGCAGGCGGTGGCCAAAAGGGCCGAGGCCTTTGGGATGCGGGTGGTCTACACGAGCCGCACCCCTAAGCCCCTGCCCTACCCCTACCTCCCCCTGGAAGACCTCCTGGCCACCGCCGACATCGTGAGCCTCCACGCCCCCCTCACCCCCGAGACCTACCGGCTCATGGACCGGGAGAAGCTTTTCGCCATGAAGCCGGGAAGCATCCTCCTCAACACCGCCCGGGGCGGCCTGGTGGACACCGAAGCCCTTGTGGAGGCCCTCCAGGGCCACCTCTTCGGAGCGGGCCTAGACGTCACCGACCCCGAGCCCCTGCCCCAGGGCCACCCCCTTTATGCCCTCCCCAACGCCGTCATCACCCCCCACATGGGCTCGGCGGGGAAGCGAACCCGGGAGCGCATGGCGGAGATGGCGGTGGAGAACCTCCTGGCCGTCTTGGAAGGCCGGGAGCCACCCAACCCGGTAGGATAG
- a CDS encoding NUDIX hydrolase translates to MRLGPWTWLLLPLILGAAGPQASVRLEVRIPERAALVLEPPAAGGKVAGPLWASRGGGGNPSQPPYCPRDPRDPTLCLRDPVVVFDLRCATLGPVPPHCAGLYGGDGRFLDEDGRPYPPLLLDGEGRVVPGSKRFPQFFTHPSMRLHVFTQRRHWALSVAFETEPTSPEGRVLDASHFAMHSILTGRGGVPPTPHWKCLAYHPDWDRPPSHICPAPPGPDGGVLLEEVTDHPGGWQSVTLGIKLRLDGSETPGEYEGWLVYTLTLL, encoded by the coding sequence GTGAGGCTTGGGCCTTGGACGTGGCTTCTCCTGCCCTTAATCCTGGGGGCGGCAGGTCCCCAAGCCTCCGTGCGGCTGGAAGTGAGGATTCCTGAACGCGCGGCCCTGGTGTTGGAACCCCCGGCAGCGGGGGGCAAGGTGGCGGGTCCCCTATGGGCCAGCAGGGGGGGAGGGGGGAACCCCAGCCAGCCTCCCTACTGCCCTCGCGACCCCCGCGACCCCACCCTCTGCCTGCGGGATCCGGTGGTGGTCTTTGACCTCCGGTGCGCCACCTTGGGCCCCGTGCCCCCGCACTGCGCGGGGCTTTACGGCGGGGACGGCCGCTTTCTGGACGAGGACGGGCGGCCCTACCCTCCCCTCCTCCTGGATGGGGAGGGCCGGGTGGTCCCTGGGTCCAAGCGCTTCCCCCAGTTTTTCACCCACCCCTCCATGCGCCTACACGTCTTCACCCAAAGGCGGCACTGGGCGCTTTCCGTGGCCTTTGAAACCGAGCCCACCAGTCCGGAAGGGCGGGTACTGGACGCCAGCCACTTCGCCATGCACTCCATCCTCACGGGGCGGGGCGGCGTGCCCCCCACCCCCCACTGGAAGTGCCTGGCCTACCACCCGGACTGGGACCGGCCTCCTTCCCACATCTGCCCGGCACCTCCAGGCCCGGATGGCGGGGTGCTCCTGGAGGAGGTCACCGACCACCCCGGCGGTTGGCAGTCGGTCACCCTGGGGATCAAGCTCCGGCTGGACGGTTCCGAAACGCCAGGGGAGTACGAGGGTTGGTTGGTCTACACCCTCACGCTCCTATAG
- the pyrR gene encoding bifunctional pyr operon transcriptional regulator/uracil phosphoribosyltransferase PyrR, which yields MRFKAELMNAEEMRRALYRIAHEVVEAGKGVEDLVLVGIHTRGIPLAERIARYIREFEGKEVPVGVLDITLYRDDLSEIGVRPQVRQTRIPFDLTGKAVVLVDDVLYTGRTARAALDALMDLGRPKRIYLAVLIDRGHRELPIRADFVGKNVPTAKNEVVKVKLAEVDGEDRVELWEKEAA from the coding sequence GTGCGCTTCAAGGCCGAGCTGATGAACGCCGAGGAGATGCGCCGGGCCCTGTACCGCATCGCCCACGAGGTGGTGGAGGCGGGCAAGGGGGTGGAGGACCTGGTCCTGGTGGGCATCCACACCCGGGGCATCCCCTTGGCGGAGCGCATCGCCCGCTACATCCGGGAGTTTGAGGGGAAGGAGGTGCCCGTGGGGGTTTTGGACATCACCCTCTACCGGGACGACCTTTCCGAGATCGGGGTCCGGCCCCAGGTGCGCCAGACCCGGATCCCCTTTGACCTCACGGGCAAGGCGGTGGTCCTGGTGGACGATGTGCTCTACACGGGCCGCACCGCCCGGGCAGCCCTGGACGCCCTCATGGACCTGGGCCGCCCTAAGCGCATCTACCTGGCAGTCCTCATCGACCGCGGGCACCGGGAGCTTCCCATCCGGGCGGACTTCGTGGGCAAGAACGTGCCCACCGCCAAAAACGAGGTGGTGAAGGTGAAGCTCGCCGAGGTGGACGGGGAGGACCGGGTGGAGCTTTGGGAGAAGGAGGCGGCATGA
- a CDS encoding Uma2 family endonuclease yields the protein MLRKLLEADALGLRLEWVGGLPLWEAAPTYRHQKAIDRIRGSIRPKEGSCPCVHVADVYVRFPDGSYKRPDIALFCREPEELDEAITLLPEAVVEVVSRGYEAKDLEIAPRFYLSQGVKDVVVFDPHTLLVLHLRQNGAWRHVSPVELELLCGCTLTV from the coding sequence GTGCTGCGGAAGCTCCTCGAGGCGGACGCACTCGGCCTGCGCCTGGAATGGGTGGGGGGGCTTCCCCTTTGGGAAGCGGCCCCCACCTACCGCCACCAGAAGGCCATCGACCGCATCCGGGGAAGCATCCGCCCCAAGGAGGGCTCCTGCCCCTGCGTCCACGTGGCCGACGTCTACGTCCGCTTCCCCGACGGCTCCTACAAGCGCCCCGACATCGCCCTCTTCTGCCGCGAGCCCGAGGAGCTGGACGAGGCCATTACCCTCCTGCCCGAGGCGGTGGTGGAGGTGGTGAGCCGGGGCTACGAGGCCAAGGATCTGGAAATCGCCCCCCGGTTCTACCTCTCCCAAGGGGTCAAGGACGTGGTGGTCTTTGACCCCCACACCCTCCTCGTCCTGCACCTACGCCAGAATGGAGCCTGGCGGCACGTGTCCCCGGTGGAGCTGGAACTCCTTTGCGGTTGCACCCTCACCGTATAG
- a CDS encoding AbrB/MazE/SpoVT family DNA-binding domain-containing protein: MATVTLSPKYQITLPAEVRRALGLRPGEKLQVEVVEGEIRLRPVRPPVRELLQALLQAYPKEAEALGRATGHDAVGYVRALREG, translated from the coding sequence ATGGCCACGGTCACCCTTAGCCCCAAGTACCAGATCACCCTGCCCGCCGAGGTGCGCCGGGCCCTGGGCTTGCGCCCCGGGGAAAAGCTTCAGGTGGAGGTGGTGGAGGGGGAAATCCGCCTGCGCCCCGTGCGCCCCCCCGTGCGGGAGCTGTTGCAGGCGCTTCTCCAGGCTTACCCCAAGGAGGCCGAGGCCTTGGGAAGGGCCACAGGGCACGACGCGGTGGGGTACGTGCGCGCCCTTAGGGAAGGATGA